The Manis pentadactyla isolate mManPen7 chromosome 12, mManPen7.hap1, whole genome shotgun sequence genome contains the following window.
CTATGTTTACTCAGGGCTGAACCAGGACCTCTCTCTTTTTGTTAAAAGGACCAGGatggtgtggagaaaatggaaattacagCCAGGATCCTTGCCTGGGTGTCACCCATTGTAGACCTGAAGTGCCTGTTTGCATGTCTATGGGATGTTTACCGAGAggctggtcagtcttgggagtgttaggcagaaaaatagatatgagcgggatGAGAGACAATTCAGGCCAGTAAAGTTCACTTAAAGGGACTCAAAATATTAACCAGTTAAAAcaagaaacccagaaaagactcagagctAATGAGTTAACCAGTTGAAGCTCAAAAGTCCAGGAGCAACtaggcctggaatgtttgaatgttccccaaagaaaagtatctgagtacagcccttgtcttctttgtgtcaaTTAATCACGCcactgtaagatttactttagcctgtgctaaaaggcccagctataaaaagcataataaagacagCAAAGATTGCATCTTAAAGCTAAAGTTGCATTTTAAAactcaagaagttaagaagtaagattcttaatgtcttgccaatggactTCAGCCCAGGGCGAGTTCAATatggatttaatgtgaccaaagaaatgacactaAAACATTCCTGGCATGAAAGGGTTGTAtgtaactttatttccatggtggcaggtcaatcactaacatcctgttcactcagaccgagtctgcacgcagcaagccggtctctgcctctgggcctccctgcctacacagccgtcccacacatccgtcctctaggcctctgacctcagtgctgccatcactccagcctctgctctgctctcctgcagcctcgcagccgtgtcaccgtgtcacccagagcactgggtgggaactctttctatagagtcaatagcaacatattgcccaaacacgtgtagtgagctagccgactaggcccaggggagaatcctggacacaggaacttccattttatccacacttaacatactctttagcgaacatacaataactcagcccaccttggaggcagggaaggcaatcttaattgatatgctccccaACCAGGAAGCTCCTCTCCTGGAGGGAATCTGAGCAGTGcattgtgttaagctaattttgcagaattacctggaggacttcatgtctcatcaaagaaaaacatcttgagaccacttcacaggtccacacccctagccctttgtcacattcctgaaaaatccttaaaagggggaacccccacccTTACAGTGCGCCTccctctctgaggtagcccacactcccctctctctgagtgtgcactttctctctgtaaattaaacttttactctacttcactgctgtgtctctgcccctcagttctttgctgcggcggggacaagaacccaggagaaTACATAACGCCCTCCTAACAGGagtcccagcccaggggagggatgggggaaggagaaggctgggagggcagggggagaggggtgCGAGCATGGGATCAGAGAGCTTGGGGAGTGcagaagggaagcctggaggagGAACTAGGAGAGAatgtgttaggaaagagtataaaacctaaatgtgatttattcccaccaggatgtTTAAGcactttaacagtaaggtatgaacaaagggccacatggtggaagctgctcgggctgagggtgggggtgggggaattgataagggcctgcctatacctgtttgagtttttttaaacctaccaataaaaataagacaaatgtaaagcaAAGATATAACGGGCTTAGGAGACTTCCggggaagactgtgaaccctgtaggactcagccaatgaggaaccacgGGAGGGACTCGCACACTagaagataaattattggcgccaaactccccaggtgtgcctgcccaccagacacctgatcttgcaggaccgtcattaaagccttgctccgctgttctctgtctccatgtccacttattgaatttggaccagtgagtgtgtttctcacaaatGGCAGCTCGGGAGGGAAGCCATGGAGCCTCAGTGCTACTGAAACAGGGACTATGGGtgcagacagagtagggtgagggcctctggaataAAACCCCTACTGAAACTCCATATGAAACAATTAAGGAAagtcagtcacattaattctctaaagtaatacAAGCATTCTCCTGTGAGATAGATGAAAACTAAAAAgcccaggagtaacttggcctgaaatgtttgaatatcccccagataggaaaatacctcagcatagcccatgtcttcattgtgtcagttaaatgacactattgtaaaatttacttaagcctgttaaaaggcccagcttaGTTTCTTTAAGTTTACCCAGATGCcgcttttcttcctctagccctaatcaaGCGATTTGCATCCTAGGCAACTCATAATGGCAAGTGAGCCCAGtcacaaacaacatagtaaaatcaggaaagattccatcttcaagataagattgcattttaaaacccaagaagtcaaaaaatgggtttcttaacaTAGCGGACAATGActcggcccaccttgggagcaggacaggcagtcttgattgatatgctcgcaaaccaagaagctgctgttctgggaaagaatccgagcagtaaatttcttgtgttaactctgcaaaataatctggaagactgataagaaattaACTGTCTCTTCAAAAATAAGCATTTGGGGGCCATTTAGCCGGTCTGCATCCctaccctttgtctctcaaccacctgTAAATCCCCTAGACGACGCAGAAACCCAGGGCTGTCTTGAGCCCTCCAGGCAggtgcaagccaggagctctgcctgcctgcttcatctctaaataaaagcctcgcacttgctctcctacctttagTGTTTCCGGAGTTCGTTATtcgactccgtgaacaagaaATCCAGCATTAGCTTCTCTGAGGAGCCCGAAGACGGGGAGTCCCCAGAGCCCCGTGCCTGGGCACAGAGCCGCGCACCTGGTGCCAGAGGGCCGTGCCATCTCCACAGCACACATCGGGTGGGCAGGTGCATTGCAGCCCACAGTCAGGGTGGCCACGCAGCCGTGTGAGCCTGGTGTCCCAGCAGCAGCAGTCCAGGGCCTGGCATGCCCTGGGCACCTGCACACACCGGGGCAGGACGGACTGCTGGCACCAGTGACAAACAGGCAGGCACAGGACAGCTGCTGTTTCTGGGCCCAGAAGTTCATCGCTCTagggttgaggctggtgggccgTGCAGGAAGACAGGTCTGACCTGGGCCACCGCCCTGCCAGAGGCCCGTCTGCCCTCCTTCTGCCCAAACCTCCCTCCCTACATGGCTggggagcctgaggtcatccctgggaccaccgtgcaggcagatggctctgagggtgctgtgggcagggccaggaggaggagggtggcctgggtgtccCGATTTTACCTCCTGTCACCTGGTCATCAGAGGCTGTCAGGAGGGCCCACGTTCGCTTCCCCAGTCCTCAGTCCCAAGTCTGGGGCTCCACCTGCAGCATAAGGCCTGGAGACTGTCTCCAGCGTGGAGCCCCCCAAGGGGGTATTTGTGCTGATCCTGCagctcccctccaggccaggcctcccctcctgggagggtgagcacatcctgagagccctgggAGAGCATATGGGAGAATCACAGCCAAGTGCCtccgctcagcctccccagccatTTGTCACAGACGTCAAGCCGCACAGCGAGGAGCCAGGAGCGGGATaccaggggcctcacaccagcctggcctggggatggATGGCTGAGGGGCCCCATAGGGGAGGACTGGGGACCTGGGAGCTTTAGTGGGTGCTCTGAGGTGtgaagtgtggagaaattgggctcaGAGAAAGGCCCCCAAAGGAAGGAGTGCACAtcttggaggtgctttgagacCAAGttcaacatttgttgaaaaggaaTTTCTTGGAATGTGTGGGGCACTGTGTGTCATtaaatgggacagtgctagactgGCACCCTGCAGCCCTGGGACCTACGTGTGTTACAACATCTGCAGTGTTGTTCAAGATGTGAAGAGACACCCCGGGGCGTCTATTTAGTAGATTTTGGTGTCTGATCATGACCTATAGGGGTCAGGAAGAAAggtccagtttctgtttgaactgCCCTCCCCAGTGTTGCCAAGGTGTGCCAGCCTGGGGCTTGGAGCGCCCCactcttcctgagcaccttacagggggaggacagaggatggaggacAACCTGGCATAGGTCAGGGCCTCTTGCGTCACAGAGtttgagggctgggggtggggtgggctggggcacacgatgtctgcaggaggggcagagctttgagaagaaagagcagtgtggtggCAATCCGTTCATCATTTATTACATTCTGCACAGGGATGACCCCAACCCCCAGGAACCATTAACCTCAGACACAACACCCAGACCACACTGCGCCTGGGGAGGCTACTTCTCAGGGATGAGGGGAGGAAGTTGCACAGGGGCTCCCCTGGGTGCATGTCCCAGGACCCTGCGATGGCCGGCCACCCCTGCAGCCTCGGATGCCTCCGCTGGGCACCCAGGGGGCGGTGGTCCCATGCAGCACAGCGCCGTCTCTGTGTCCATCCCAGAAACGGCCGGGACTGGTGTGGACGGGCCCCAGCTCTTTCTGGAACCCTGTGGCTATGACTCGGTGGCTGATGGTACCCAGGCAGCAGTTGGCGTCACGGTGGGAGGCCACCTACTCAAAGGCGAAAACCCTCCACACGGTGGGGTGGCTCGCCTTTGTCCagcgggccacgagcagagggtAGGACACAGCACGAAGGCGGCCAGGTTGGCAGGGGCTACGTACAGGCCCTTGAGGAGGCAGCGGCAGCGTGGGGAGATGCCGAAGTCGGCCgacggaggaggtgccagagcagctgccccagcagaggctcaggatgagcagcgggaggaggaggagcagcaagcagactggggtcctggggcgccaggggccgcctgcccgaaggggaagcagctctcctccacatgcagccaggacaccagcagggccacgggcccgatgacagcagctacagggccacacacgggtgatcagaagaggcaggttatcccgggttccccccattatcctgcttccaccccgtccccactgccctctgggctccgggCCCTGTGTGGAGGGTCCTGTCcatcaccagcacccggggggtccctgtctcgggaaggctcctgagcgtcacctactcacagaggaggaggctgggtcccagagggggcggggaaccacccttcagtctgacaggactggtcggccgtggagctgggaccccagccgcaccggtctttaggacgcccccacacccagcatggcccgaagcttccctgaggctgaggagcagcccacccccctgccgatcgccccagcccagaaactcacctggccctggcccaggACGTTTAAACGTGGGACCTGAGGAACTGTAACAGTCCCTTTCTGCCGGCCCCCTGGcttgggggctccagctggcaggacagggtatagctgcaggacagagggacacctgtgagcccctctCAGCACCGGGccacccctctgccccccacctTTCCTGAGAGTGGGTTCCCGTGTGAGCAAAGATCCAGCACCATccagtgccccactcctcaccccccttgtctgcatcctgtccttcctctgctccAGGTCGCTACCCTCCAGGACGAGATCATGGTGCACAAGCACATGGCCGCGGTGTACGACCTGGAGAGGGACGAGCACTTCATGTCCTTTGTCCAGGCTGTGGAGCCCCTGgacgaggagcagaggtgaggctggcCGGAGtcaggcgtgggctgcagctgccggtgggctctgggggaagggccCCCTGACATGTgcctccaggggctcacaggtgtccctctgtcctgcagctacaccctgtcctgctACACCCAACCTTGCTCAGCCACAGGCCCCACCCCGGCTGCCGACCCCACGTCAGCTCCAGCCGCAACTGCGgcctgtcctctgggtcctcactggatgccaggcccccagtcaagttgagccagggagggagacagacgaggCCCTCGGGGGCCTGGGGGACCCTACTTTCCCCGTCAGCTTCCCCCGCTCACCCCACACACCTGGAATCCTCCCCAAAGCTGTGCCACAGCgcggcagaggacttgccccgaggacccctcccttccagacctccagCCCCCATTTACCTTGAGGAGACGCTTCCTGGTAACACACTTGTCcttctttttcaggtttttaCACATCCTGGTGCTCTTcctaaggggaggggagatgagTAGGGAGATACatggccagcaggtggagagtCTCGGGGCTGACCCCTTTTCCTGGAGATCCTAGAAGGTCCACTAGCccgcaggaggctttccaccatggccctgagccctggggaatctGTGGCCTGGGGAGAGGGCTCCATGTTTCCACCcgggggcctccattcccagttcagGGAGAGCAGCTCAGGTCGCAGTCTCCTGTGGCGAGCAGTGGCAGGGGTGGGTCACTGCAGGAAGAGGCATTAGCTATTTTAGGCAGTTAAACCTGTGCCCTCCTTACGGAAGTGGCTCGGCCAGCAAGCTTCCGTGGGTTCAGCCTCTTGCCACTATGCTGCAGCCATTGAATTTTGGTGGGGGGGCAACCTAGTTCTTCATCTGACTCTCTTGAAGTTTGATGTCTCTTGGGAGCCCTCCTGGGAACTGGCTTCTCTGCGTCCACCTTTGCTGGGGTGGCAATAGGTGCATCCCCATAGGCCCGGTAGCCGCCAACAAGGCGATATGTCTCTCCATGCCAGGTCACCTGGGTTTCGCCACGCCCTTGGTAGAGGAGGTGATAGTAACCAGGCATAGGAGAAGGggaagctgctgctgctgggaaGGAAACCAGAACTGATCCGTCCCTCCTCCTGTACACAATGTCTGGCCAGGACCTTCCCTCTGCcgtgtctctctctgtttctggCTGAAGCCACTTGATCTGCTTGGCATCTAAAACCCTGACTTGGCCCATCACCTCTGTGAATCCCCTAGAGAAGCGATGTTGGCTGCAAAAGCAGTTCCGTGGGGCCTGTGGCAGCAGGAGTCCAGGAAATCTGTTCCCCATTCCTAGAAAAAAAGCAACCTGAAAGTGATTGTAATCAGGATCccctccatctctcccttccGCAACAGAGGAAACATTTGTTAAAGCCTGTCACTTCTGAGGTGGCTTTAATGGAAATACCTTTcaaattttggaaaaaagaatCTAACACGAATCGGTTAAGAACCCCTCTCCCCTTGAGCCCCATTTGTATTGCCTTTTTCAACCATGCTGAACTCTAGCCCTCTGATACTCTCATGCAGATTTGAAAAAGGCCAAATACCGAAGCAGAGGGAGCAGGAGGCTCAGGCCAGATGGTGGTTGACCAGTCTCGGCTCACATCAGCGCAACCTTCTGGGAAGTCTTTTCCTCAGCTGTTAGGTCTCAGCGTCCCTTTATCACTCCCCTTGGCTCTTCTGCTCTTCCCATCGGTACGACCCCCTTTCCCTGCTACGCAGCGGTGCAGTCTCAGATGTGTCTGACGGGACCCATGTGGACAGCCTGGTGAAGGGGCCCAGGTTTGAAGGGGAGGTTATGAGTGGCCCTCAACAGCTCTTCCTCAAACTGTTCCGTCTACACAGAAATGCACTTGGCTTTTGCTAAGAGCCTATCAGGAAAGGGTCCAGAAGGAAGCACTTGTAGCCCAAAGGTGGGAGGAAGGCTACATTTATAAAGATTAGAAACTTCTGAACGCTTGCCCAGGGATTACATTTCACTTGTCCTCAGCAGTGAGCAGGAACCCTGGTATTAGTTAACAGCTGGGGAAGTTCTAAGGTGTTGCGAGCAAACCCGAAAAGGAACATGTGGCAGCCAGGTGAGGCTGTGTGCACACCAATGGAGGAGAGGGGCTTCAATCATCTTATTCACCAATAAAACCCAAGCATGTAGCACAGAGGCTGGTATTTAACAGGTGCTCAATGTTGAATTCAATGGACAGACATAACACCACCTGCTCAgtcctgcctctcctctcctcctgtgcAGGTGCgtgcactcacatgcacagagggAGGGAAGTACTCCTGAGGCTCTGCATTTCTTACAGAACCTGCCTGTGACCTGCCCCAAtttgtgcccctctgggctcactcacgtcCTCATTACGCTCCAGGAGTTTCTCTTTAGGCAGGTCAGCAAGAAACAATCCGAGGTAGGGGACCATGCCCTGTGACACCGGGGTGAggaggtgatgagtccccacctgccccaggggagcccacagagcctcccctgaaccccacacccgcagcctccagctcccttggaccaccctgtgctgcctccccacctcccttcgcccagctctcccctcccgggccctcccagggctggcttttggccaatcccaggccctgtgggccttgcacctgtcctccaacttccccctgtacccagctgctctcgccTCCTTCTGGTCACACCAATGCTTGCAGCTCAGGActggtggcaccaggagcaggtgcagggtcGCCCCCACCGCCCATGACCCGCGGCACgcctctctcaccttcctcttcctctcctcgGGTCCCATGCGGTCCCGCTGCCTTTCCTTCAATATGCAGTGCAGctcctgcaaggtccaggacactcgggtgctcatgctcccctcccacgcgGCCTCCCGCAACCAGACCGTGGTGGATGGATGCCTTACCCGAGCCCCCTGGCACCcacgctgtccccacctccagcaggctctcagcctagagtgaccccagctccagcacacacaaaCTCATGGGGGTCCTTGGGCCACGGCCGccgccctgagagggtcaggggaggtccctctgcctcccagggtgccctgagcactcactgtcacccggctatcagcacggctcccctcacatgaccagGTGGGCTGGGCACAAAGCTGAAGCGCGTCTTGGGCTCCCTGGACCCTAGCTCACCAGGGAGGCCCACACCCCAGGGTGACGACAACCCTCCATGTCCACCTGAGGAGCCCGAGGACACAGAGAGGCAGTGACAGATGCTGagaaaaaatttgacaaaattcaacatccattcatgataaaaactctcaacaaaatgggtatagagggcaagtacctcaacataataaaggccatatatgacaagcccacagccaacatcatacttaacagcaagaagctgaaagctcttcctctgagatcaggaacaagacagggatgcccactctccccactgttattcaacatagtactggaggtcctagccacggcaatcagacaaaacaaagaaatacaaggcatccagattggtaaagaacaagtcaaaccatcactgtttgcagatggcatgatattgtacataaaaaaaccctaaagtccccactccaaaactactagaactgatacctgAATTccgcagagttgcaggatacacaattaatacacagaaacctgttgctttcctagacactaatgatgaagtagcagaaagaggaatcaggaaaacaattccattcacaactgcatcaacaagaataaaaatatctaggaataaacctaaccaaggaactgaaagacctaccacaCCCTGAAAATACAAGatactcttaacagaaattaaagaggacactaacaaatggaaactcatccatgctcctggctaggaggaattagtattatcaaaatgcccatcctgcctaaagcaatctacagattcaatgcaatccccatcaaaataccaacagcattcttcaacgaaccggacacatttttattagataaaaagtacaggatttcgtcaggaataagagcgaagcatggatctcctaccttgcggtgctgagcatcggggtccgtggcactgacgaagttagaggcacacatcgagcgagtaaaggaagtaaagagcacccctgcctcacccagaggctggggcggcctggagaagcaggctggaagacagacagacagaaagagagacactcctcatggatacccagtcgggctgtcaggGTCTGACTGCAGACACACGGGActttgagaagccactgaagcgcagcctcagcctagactctcgcaggtgcccacggccttcctcagtccatcgcatccagggagatgcctctgaaggggaatcctggcctccactcaggtgactttcccggctcccaagggagatgggggatccactgagggagacgcaggggaacctggcgctcgagactttgagatcggcagccgggctagtcccatttaagtggctgacgagcgcccgatgttgtgtgccatagacggcttccttctataaggacagtgaaagaaaagggaggctcggatgcctatactcacctccgaagttatcccagacgagccccccaaaatgatgcagcttctcacaccacaagggtatgaaactagaaataatttacgcaaataaaacgaaaaagcccaccaccgcatggaggcttaacaacatgctcctgaatagccaacggatcaatgactgaataaaaacagagatccagcaatatatggagacaaatgacagcaagaaCTGAACAATGTAGAATCCATGGGACAGAGAAAAGGCGGtgcctaagagggaagtacactgcaatacaggcctacctcgggagagaagaacaatcccatatgaacagtctaaactcacaactaccacaactagaaaaagaagaacaaatgaggcccaaagtcagcaggaggaggaacgtaataaagattggagcagaaataaataaaaccgagaagaatgaaacaatacaaagaatccatgaaagcaggagatgcttcttcgagaaaataaacaaaatggataaacccctatccggactcatcaagaaaaagagagagcctgcacacataaacagaatcagaaatgagaaagaaaaaatcactacagaaaccacagaaatacaaagaatcatgagagaataccatgaaaaattatatgctaacacactggataacctacaagaaatggacaactttctagaaaaatgcaaccctccaaggctaaccaagaaagaacagaaaatctgagcagaccaattactagcaacaaaattgaactggtaatcaaaaaaatacctaagaaaaaaacacctgaaccagatggctgcaccgctgactttaatcaaacatgtagtgaagatctaatagttATCCTCATTAAacgtttccaaaaagtagaagaaggaatacttccaaaccattctacgaggccagcatcaccttaataccaaaaccaggcaaagacagcacaaaaaaagaaaattacagaccaatatcgccgaggaaaatacatgcaaaaatactcaacaatccacttctaggaatttaccctaagaatgcagcagcccagtttgaaaaagacagatgcacccctatgtttaccgcagcactatttacaacagccaagaaatggaagcaacctaagtgtccatccgtagatgaatggctaaagaaggtgtgctacatattcacaatggaatattactcagccataagaaaaaaacagatcttaccatttgcaacaacatggatggagctagagggtattatgctcagtgaaataagccagggagagaaagacaagtaccaaatgatttcactgatatgtggagtataagaacaaaggaaaactgaaggaacaaaacagcagcagagtcacagaacccaagaatggactaacagttaccaaagtgaaagggactggggagaatgggtgggaaggcagggacaagggcggggaaaaagaaagggggcattacgattagcatgtatagtgtgtgtgggggcacggggagggctgtacaacacggagaagagaagtagtgattttatagcatcttactatgctgatgaacagtgactgtgaaggggtatgtgggggggacttggtgaaggggggagtctagtaaacacaatgctgctcctgtaattgtagattaatcgtacaaaatataataataatattaataataataaattttcaaaaaagattatcatttaaatttgaaggagggattacacgatttccagttaagcaaaagctgagagaattcagcTCCCACCAACCATCTGTACAGTGTATTTTGCAGGgagtgctatagatggaagtgttcctaaggttaaatagctgtcaccagaggtaacaacaatggatagacaaagagtacagaatatgatacctaatatataaatattgaggaggaaaaaaaaaaacaacctttagattgtgttcgtaatagcatacttaagtgagttaagttagcttcttagatagtaaggaagggaccctttaacctttggtaaccatgaatctaaagcctgcaatggcaataagtacatacctatagataatcaccctaaatgtaaatggtctgaatgcaccaatcaaaagacatagactcactgaatggataaaaaaacaagacccatctagatgctgcctacaagagactcacttcaaacccaaacacatacacagactaaaagtgaagggatggaaaaagatatttcacgcaactaacggagaaaaaagcaggggttgcagtacttgtattggacaaaatagactttaaaacaaagaaagtcacaagagacaaaggacatgacataatgataaaagggtcaattcaacaacaggatataaccattataaatatctatcaccccaacacaggagcacctacatacgtgaaacaaatagaaacagaattaaaaggggaactagaatacaatgcatttctCTAGGAGTCTTCAACACTCCAATCACTCCAAGGAACAGATGCACCAGAGAGAAAGTattagtaaggagacagaggcactgaacaacacattagaacagacggaccttacagacatctacagaactctccactcaaaagcaggaggatactcattcttctcaagtgcacacggaacattttcaaaaatagatcatatagtagggcacaaaaagagcctcagtaaattgaaaaagattgaaattacaccaaccaacatctcagataacaagggtatgaaactagaaataaattacacaaagtgaCGAAAAAGCCTACAatcacgtggaggcttaacaacatgctcctaaagaaccaatggatcaatgaccaaataaaaagagatcaagcaatatatggaaacaaatgacaacaataattcaacaacgcaaaatctgtgggacgcagcaaaggcggtgttaagagggaagtatactgcaacacAGGTCTACttaaggaaagaacaacaattccgtatgaacagtctaaactcacaattaactaaacaagaaaaagaagaacaaatgaggcctaacgtcagtAGAAGGAGCgacgtaataaagattagagcaaaaataaataaaattgagaagaataaaacaacagaatcaatgaaagcaggagctggttcttcgagaaaattaacaaaatagataaacccctagccagacttatcaagaaaaaaaacagtctacgcacatgaacagaatcagaaatgagaaaggaaaaatcactactgacaccactgaaatatgaagaatagagaatactatggaaagtTATATAGTAACAAACAGGACAACGTAGAAGAACTggtcaactttcta
Protein-coding sequences here:
- the LOC130680062 gene encoding uncharacterized protein LOC130680062 isoform X1 — protein: MVDPRCARLRLLPGAQAPAAPTSFPSLGSPPRAGWAPSLPSALRDSPAPGGGRRSARTWTRRPGRTCARPGLPPPALHRRNCSGASRAGPASGVKATATALRAGSFIPLWCEKLHHFGGLVWDNFGACFSRPPQPLGEAGVLFTSFTRSMCASNFVSATDPDAQHRKELHCILKERQRDRMGPEERKRKGMVPYLGLFLADLPKEKLLERNEDAVHMGPVRHI